From the Deinococcus radiophilus genome, one window contains:
- a CDS encoding ABC transporter ATP-binding protein, with amino-acid sequence MDRLHLPSLEALSVPGPPDPAAYTARVIEVSGYTKRFGKHTAVDGLSFSVRGGELFGLLGSNGAGKTTTIRALVGLTRPTSGAVRVAGYDVWAQPLEAKAAFGYIPDRPYLYGKLTARELLRFVGDLYRVPDVGAQIDRWLEYFRLTEYGNEPVETYSHGMRQKVAIIAAMLPDPPVLIVDEPMVGLDPHAARQVRELFRGHADRGRAVLLTTHSLPLAEAVCDRLVVLDRGRVLGAGTLDELRTQTGTAAGGVAGDSLERVFFRLLEEEQANEQAARAAAGVNDAEG; translated from the coding sequence ATGGACCGGCTGCATCTGCCCAGTCTAGAGGCCCTTTCTGTGCCAGGCCCGCCAGACCCCGCCGCCTACACTGCGCGGGTGATTGAAGTCAGCGGCTACACCAAGCGGTTCGGCAAACATACGGCGGTGGATGGCCTCAGCTTCAGCGTACGCGGCGGCGAGCTGTTCGGGCTGCTGGGCAGCAACGGCGCAGGCAAGACCACCACCATCCGCGCGCTGGTGGGGCTGACCCGGCCTACCTCCGGCGCGGTGCGGGTGGCAGGCTATGACGTCTGGGCGCAGCCGCTGGAGGCCAAGGCCGCCTTTGGGTACATCCCCGACCGCCCCTACCTGTACGGCAAGCTGACGGCCCGCGAACTGCTGCGCTTTGTGGGCGACCTGTACCGCGTGCCGGACGTGGGGGCGCAGATTGACCGCTGGCTGGAGTACTTCCGCCTGACCGAGTACGGCAACGAACCCGTGGAAACTTACTCGCACGGGATGCGCCAAAAAGTCGCCATCATCGCGGCGATGTTGCCCGACCCGCCCGTGTTGATCGTGGATGAGCCGATGGTCGGCCTTGACCCGCACGCGGCGCGGCAGGTGCGCGAGCTGTTCCGGGGCCACGCCGACCGGGGCCGCGCCGTGCTGCTGACCACCCACTCGCTGCCGCTGGCCGAAGCGGTGTGTGACCGCTTGGTGGTGCTGGACCGGGGTCGCGTGCTGGGTGCGGGCACGCTGGACGAGCTGCGGACCCAGACCGGAACGGCGGCGGGCGGCGTAGCAGGCGACAGCCTGGAACGGGTCTTTTTCCGGCTGCTGGAAGAGGAGCAGGCCAATGAACAGGCAGCGCGGGCGGCAGCGGGAGTGAATGATGCGGAGGGCTAA
- a CDS encoding U32 family peptidase — MPERAAISTPLIRKPEVMAPAGGRAQIRAAIEAGADAVFFGVNPPEAEARQGGAGFHARAKVGISSEELPEVMRELHERGVLGFVTFNILVFDRELRRAEKSLMALAEAGVDAIIVQDHGVARLAHEICPDLHIHGSTQMSITSAEGAELARRFGANRVVLGRELSLTDIERIRRQTDIELETFVHGALCVSYSGQCFSSEAWGGRSANRGQCAQACRLPYDLFVDGDYRDLGDARYLLSPGDLYTVHQIPELVRIGVDCLKIEGRYKDAEFVALTTAAYRKAVDEAWAGLPLSITLQEEEDLEQIYSRGLGAHFMSGTNHQAVVRGRAPRHRGVRVGTVRGVTERGVLVELERPIKAGDGLVFDPANWRKPEGREEGGFVYGVWKDGRRLEDGEVAERFAEGRRPKAEGRSYELRFGRGAVDPGRVREGDPVWRTQDPGLNARIKPLTEAADPVYTRPVTAHFVGRLGQLPALTLSDEQGRTVTAQGDTPLGQARNRALDEAGLRGALGKLGGTGYHLDALTTSLEPGLFLPLGALNALRRKATAALTEVRGRAPERQVVPQLESALRAAEGREPDVQEAQSDALHVLVRTPEQLEAAITARPDSITLDYLELYGLKPSVERVKAAGVAVRVASPRILKPTEQNLQKFLLSLDADLLVRSGGLLEGLQQEAEGRKQSAEGQGRPALTGDFSLNAANVLTTRALLDLGLTRITPTHDLNAQQVAELAGLVGPQVLEPIAYQHLPVFHTEHCVFCRFLSDGTDYTNCGHPCESHRVALRDERGIQHPVMADVGCRNTVFEGRPQVAGLHLDDWHAAGIRHFRLEFVHETPEQVAEVIRLHREYLGGSMDSAELEEALEAISDQGVTEGSLFVPRDFGALDELPML; from the coding sequence ATGCCTGAACGCGCCGCCATATCCACTCCCCTCATCCGCAAGCCCGAAGTGATGGCCCCCGCCGGAGGCCGCGCCCAGATTCGGGCAGCGATTGAGGCGGGCGCAGACGCGGTATTTTTCGGGGTGAATCCCCCTGAGGCTGAGGCACGCCAGGGCGGAGCAGGCTTTCATGCGCGGGCCAAAGTAGGCATTTCCAGCGAGGAGCTGCCCGAAGTGATGCGCGAGCTGCACGAGCGGGGCGTGCTGGGGTTCGTCACCTTCAACATTCTGGTGTTCGACCGCGAACTGCGCCGTGCCGAGAAAAGCCTGATGGCGCTGGCCGAAGCGGGCGTGGACGCCATCATCGTGCAGGATCACGGCGTGGCGCGGCTGGCGCATGAAATCTGCCCGGACCTGCACATCCACGGGTCCACCCAGATGAGCATCACCTCTGCCGAGGGAGCCGAGTTGGCCCGCCGCTTCGGGGCCAACCGGGTGGTGTTGGGCCGCGAACTGTCGCTGACTGACATTGAACGAATCCGCCGCCAGACTGACATTGAGCTGGAAACCTTCGTACACGGGGCGCTGTGCGTTAGCTACTCGGGGCAGTGTTTCTCGTCCGAGGCGTGGGGCGGGCGCAGTGCCAACCGGGGTCAGTGTGCCCAGGCCTGCCGCCTGCCGTACGACCTGTTTGTGGACGGCGACTACCGCGACCTGGGCGACGCCCGCTACCTGCTCAGTCCCGGCGACCTCTACACGGTGCACCAGATTCCCGAACTGGTCCGCATCGGGGTGGATTGTCTCAAGATCGAAGGGCGCTACAAGGACGCTGAATTTGTCGCACTGACGACAGCGGCTTACCGCAAGGCGGTGGACGAAGCCTGGGCCGGGCTGCCGCTCAGCATTACCCTGCAGGAAGAAGAGGACCTGGAGCAGATCTACTCGCGCGGGCTGGGCGCGCACTTTATGAGCGGAACCAATCACCAGGCGGTGGTGCGCGGGCGGGCGCCGAGGCACCGGGGCGTGCGCGTGGGCACCGTGCGCGGCGTGACCGAGCGTGGCGTACTGGTGGAGTTGGAACGGCCCATCAAGGCCGGTGATGGCTTGGTGTTTGATCCTGCCAACTGGCGCAAGCCGGAGGGCCGTGAGGAAGGCGGATTCGTGTACGGCGTCTGGAAAGATGGCCGGCGGCTGGAAGACGGGGAAGTGGCCGAGAGGTTTGCCGAAGGCAGAAGGCCAAAGGCAGAAGGGAGAAGCTACGAGCTGCGCTTCGGGCGTGGCGCGGTGGATCCTGGCCGTGTGCGTGAGGGTGACCCAGTCTGGCGCACCCAGGACCCAGGCCTCAACGCCCGCATCAAGCCGCTGACCGAGGCGGCTGACCCGGTATATACTCGGCCCGTCACGGCGCATTTTGTCGGACGGTTGGGGCAGCTTCCCGCCCTCACGCTGAGCGATGAACAGGGCCGCACGGTCACGGCGCAGGGAGACACGCCGCTGGGCCAGGCCCGCAACCGGGCGCTGGACGAGGCGGGTTTGCGCGGGGCACTGGGCAAACTGGGGGGCACGGGGTATCACCTGGACGCACTGACCACGAGCCTGGAACCGGGCCTCTTTTTGCCGCTAGGCGCCCTGAACGCGCTGCGCCGCAAGGCCACCGCCGCGCTGACCGAGGTGCGGGGCCGTGCGCCTGAGCGTCAGGTGGTTCCTCAGCTGGAGAGCGCTCTGCGCGCCGCTGAGGGCCGGGAGCCGGACGTGCAGGAAGCCCAGTCCGATGCCCTGCACGTCCTGGTCCGCACCCCCGAACAACTGGAGGCGGCCATCACTGCCCGGCCTGACTCCATCACGCTGGACTACCTGGAGCTGTACGGCCTGAAACCCAGTGTGGAGCGGGTCAAGGCCGCCGGAGTTGCCGTGCGGGTGGCCAGCCCGCGCATCCTCAAGCCCACCGAACAGAACCTTCAGAAGTTCCTGCTGTCGCTGGACGCTGATCTGCTGGTGCGTTCGGGCGGCTTGCTCGAAGGCTTGCAGCAGGAGGCCGAGGGCCGAAAGCAGAGTGCTGAGGGCCAGGGGCGGCCTGCGCTGACTGGGGATTTCTCGCTGAACGCCGCCAACGTGCTGACCACCCGCGCCCTGCTGGACCTGGGGCTGACGCGCATCACGCCCACCCACGACCTCAACGCGCAGCAGGTGGCCGAGCTGGCTGGGCTGGTGGGGCCTCAGGTGCTGGAACCGATCGCCTACCAGCACTTGCCCGTCTTCCACACCGAGCATTGCGTGTTTTGCCGCTTTCTGAGTGACGGAACCGACTACACCAACTGCGGCCACCCCTGCGAGTCCCACCGGGTGGCGCTGCGCGACGAGCGCGGCATTCAGCACCCGGTCATGGCCGACGTGGGTTGCCGCAACACTGTTTTTGAGGGCCGCCCGCAGGTGGCGGGCCTTCACCTGGATGACTGGCATGCGGCGGGCATTCGGCACTTCCGGCTGGAATTTGTCCATGAGACTCCCGAGCAGGTGGCCGAAGTGATTCGCCTGCACCGCGAGTATCTGGGCGGGAGCATGGACAGCGCCGAACTGGAAGAAGCCCTGGAAGCTATCAGTGATCAGGGCGTGACCGAGGGGAGCTTGTTCGTACCGCGTGACTTCGGGGCGCTGGACGAACTGCCGATGCTGTAA
- a CDS encoding P-loop NTPase family protein, whose translation MQRILIIGTTGSGKTTLARELGCLLDLPHAEQDAWNHLPGWQEAPLDEFRTQVDRFTAQDAWVMDGNYTKAQDISWPRADTAVWLDYAAPVVFRQLLTRTLTRMWTREELWNGNRERWQTLFSRDGILVWFFKTHWKNRTRNRQKLARHPHLDVVRLRSPAEMRRWLQRVERRQSIH comes from the coding sequence CCGGCAGCGGCAAAACGACCCTGGCGCGTGAACTGGGATGCCTGCTGGACCTGCCACACGCCGAGCAAGACGCCTGGAATCATCTCCCCGGCTGGCAAGAAGCCCCGCTGGACGAGTTCCGCACCCAGGTAGACCGCTTTACTGCCCAAGATGCCTGGGTCATGGACGGCAACTATACCAAGGCCCAGGACATCAGCTGGCCCCGCGCCGATACTGCCGTGTGGCTGGACTACGCCGCGCCGGTGGTGTTCCGGCAACTGCTGACACGCACCCTCACGCGCATGTGGACCCGTGAAGAACTCTGGAACGGCAACCGGGAGCGCTGGCAGACCCTCTTTTCGCGTGACGGCATCCTGGTCTGGTTTTTCAAGACCCACTGGAAAAACCGTACCCGCAACCGCCAGAAGCTGGCCCGCCACCCTCACCTGGACGTAGTGCGGCTGCGCTCGCCCGCCGAGATGCGGCGCTGGCTGCAGCGGGTGGAGCGGCGGCAGAGCATTCATTAA
- a CDS encoding putative ABC transporter permease subunit, which translates to MTRPPSLLRLKARASANAFRRGSKVGYALLGVLGLTLVYAEVWGSWRALNFLGTFGDIGIAVFARVLEIGLIVLTSGVAFSATTAAISTLYLSDDLNFLLAQPIRTARVFGLKVFETFLSTALVPLLLTLPIFFTLAVFSQAPWWAYAVIVLASVAIFAAPVGLGALLAVGLMRVAPAGRVRDVATGLGVIFSAGLVFAVRAMRPEAILNQMTNPAEFERILREFASPTHPLLPPSWAAESVWQAARGVLPLSILPLLLLTGGLLALATWLAGKAYQEGWARALDSSTPRLDPRPRRASPGERWAARLGVGGSLAYKDWRLILRDPTQWSQLLVVAALAGVYLMSVQGVPLPYPQFREILGYIQLVFQGFIVAAVAVRLAFPAVSTEARAYWLLRTGPISARQIVLSKYLSILPVTLVLALALAAASGRIMAVGETVMLVSLLLAVSNALVITALGVGMGAAAPRFAADNPAEIGVSPAGLAFMGLSLLYATGTAALLGKAAVGSVLRPDLFPGYSALWSLEGMLGLGALLSLTVLGTWGALRYGWRGLDRWE; encoded by the coding sequence ATGACCCGCCCGCCCTCGCTTCTCCGCCTCAAGGCCCGCGCCTCGGCCAATGCGTTTCGGCGTGGCAGCAAAGTCGGGTATGCGCTGCTGGGGGTGCTGGGGCTGACGCTGGTCTATGCCGAAGTGTGGGGCAGTTGGCGGGCGCTGAATTTTCTGGGGACTTTTGGCGATATCGGCATCGCGGTGTTTGCGCGGGTGCTGGAAATCGGCCTGATCGTGCTGACTTCCGGCGTGGCCTTTAGCGCCACCACTGCCGCCATCAGCACGCTGTACCTCAGCGACGACCTGAACTTTTTGCTGGCCCAGCCGATTCGCACGGCCCGTGTCTTCGGTCTCAAGGTGTTCGAGACGTTTCTCAGTACGGCGCTCGTTCCGCTGCTGCTCACGCTGCCCATCTTCTTCACGCTGGCCGTGTTTTCGCAGGCACCTTGGTGGGCCTACGCGGTTATTGTGCTGGCCAGCGTGGCCATTTTCGCCGCGCCGGTGGGCCTCGGCGCGCTGCTGGCGGTCGGCCTGATGCGGGTGGCCCCGGCAGGCCGGGTGCGCGACGTGGCGACCGGGCTGGGCGTCATTTTTAGTGCCGGGCTGGTGTTCGCGGTGCGGGCCATGCGCCCCGAAGCCATCCTGAACCAGATGACCAATCCCGCCGAATTCGAGCGCATCTTGCGCGAGTTCGCCAGTCCGACCCACCCGCTGCTGCCGCCGTCGTGGGCCGCCGAGAGTGTCTGGCAAGCGGCGCGGGGGGTGCTGCCGCTCTCCATTCTGCCGCTGCTGCTGCTCACGGGCGGGTTGCTGGCGCTTGCCACCTGGCTGGCGGGCAAAGCCTACCAAGAAGGCTGGGCGCGGGCGCTGGACTCGTCCACCCCGCGCCTTGATCCCCGGCCCCGCCGCGCCAGCCCCGGCGAGCGCTGGGCCGCCCGGCTGGGCGTAGGCGGGTCACTGGCCTACAAGGACTGGCGGCTGATCCTGCGCGACCCGACCCAGTGGAGCCAACTGCTGGTGGTGGCGGCGCTGGCGGGCGTGTACCTGATGTCAGTGCAGGGCGTGCCGCTGCCGTACCCGCAGTTCCGGGAGATTCTGGGCTATATCCAGCTGGTGTTTCAGGGCTTTATCGTGGCAGCGGTGGCGGTGCGGCTGGCTTTTCCGGCCGTCAGCACCGAAGCCCGTGCCTACTGGTTGCTGCGCACCGGCCCCATCTCGGCGCGGCAGATCGTGCTGAGCAAATACCTGTCTATCCTGCCAGTCACGCTGGTCCTGGCGCTGGCCCTGGCCGCCGCGAGTGGCCGAATCATGGCGGTGGGGGAGACGGTGATGCTGGTCAGCCTGCTGCTGGCGGTCAGCAACGCGCTGGTGATTACGGCGCTCGGCGTAGGCATGGGCGCCGCCGCCCCGCGCTTCGCTGCCGATAACCCTGCCGAAATCGGGGTCAGTCCGGCGGGCCTGGCTTTCATGGGCCTTAGCCTGCTGTACGCCACCGGCACGGCAGCGCTGCTGGGCAAGGCGGCGGTAGGCAGTGTGCTGCGCCCGGACCTGTTTCCGGGATATTCGGCGCTGTGGTCGCTGGAAGGGATGCTGGGACTGGGTGCCCTGTTATCGCTGACGGTGCTGGGCACCTGGGGGGCACTGCGCTATGGCTGGCGCGGTCTGGACCGCTGGGAGTGA